A window of Castanea sativa cultivar Marrone di Chiusa Pesio chromosome 1, ASM4071231v1 contains these coding sequences:
- the LOC142626880 gene encoding uncharacterized protein LOC142626880, with protein MGNTKDTQKVKDTKTNFRRSQPMQNLLLEILADEARHGNKQSNTFKHASYAKVAEVITEKFMTECTPKHVEHRFKTLKTNWNTIALLRNKKSGFGWNDDLKMITCDRTVYDEEVTAHSNHAQFLNKKIEMFDEMSLVVGKDMATGGFSKGVGDIGVEELDDSPPLVDADVDDISKKKQVDPSHVASNETRSHKKRSHATIIEDAVYQDLSIQLGKVASAIEKISENQLNVGSLYEEVMKMDGFEENMLAAAFDHLNGDEKQARSFMLKNDKLRRQWLQKFFDNYLNQF; from the exons ATGGGAAATACAAAGGATACTCAAAAGGTCAAGGACACCAAGACCAACTTCAGGCGGTCACAACCAATGCAGAATTTATTACTTGAGATACTTGCAGATGAGGCTCGTCATGGCAATAAGCAATCCAACACATTTAAACATGCATCATATGCTAAAGTAGCTGAAGTAATTACTGAGAAATTTATGACTGAATGTACTCCAAAGCATGTAGAACATCGCTTTAAAACACTCAAAACCAATTGGAATACAATTGCATTACTTCGTAATAAGAAAAGCGGGTTTGGATGGAATGATGATTTGAAAATGATCACCTGTGATAGGACAGTGTATGATGAAGAAGTCACA GCACATTCAAATCATGCACAATTTCTAAACAAGAAAATTGAGATGTTTGATGAGATGTCTTTGGTTGTGGGTAAGGATATGGCTACAGGAGGTTTTTCCAAGGGAGTTGGTGATATAGGTGTAGAAGAATTGGATGACTCACCTCCGCTTGTTGATGCTGATGTTGATGACATATCCAAAAAGAAGCAAGTTGATCCCTCACATGTGGCTTCAAATGAAACAAGGTCTCACAAGAAACGAAGTCATGCTACTATAATTGAAGATGCTGTTTACCAAGATTTGTCTATACAACTTGGTAAGGTTGCCTCTGCAATAGAAAAGATTTCTGAAAATCAGCTAAATGTTGGTAGTCTTTATGAAGAAGTTATGAAGATGGATGGATTTGAAGAAAATATGCTTGCGGCTGCATTTGACCATTTGAATGGGGATGAAAAACAAGCAAGGTCATTTATGTTGAAAAATGACAAGCTCCGTAGACAATGGCTGCAGAAATTCTTTGACAACTATTTAAACCAATTTTGA
- the LOC142622315 gene encoding protein phosphatase 1 regulatory inhibitor subunit PPP1R7 homolog, whose amino-acid sequence MEATRTPAGSDPVAEEEEEDDSSSTVLDLTSFQLHDLESVELPLSLTELDLTANRLSSLDSRIGTLSNLKKLSFRQNLIHDDALEPISSWDALSALEELVLRDNKLMKIPDVGIFKKLLVFDVSFNEITSLHGLCKVSNTLKELYVSKNQVSKIEEIDHFYGLLILELGCNRLRVMENFQNLTNLQELWLGRNRIKVVNLCGLKCIKKISLQSNRLTSTRGFEDCVALEELYLSHNGIAKMEGLSSLVNLRVLDVSSNKITQVNDIQNLTQLEDLWLNDNQIESFEDLAEAVAGSKEKLTTIYLENNPCGKTQNYSATLRRIFPNIQQIDSDVFA is encoded by the exons ATGGAGGCAACACGAACACCAGCGGGTTCGGATCCTGtggcggaggaggaggaggaggatgatTCATCCTCCACAGTCCTCGACCTCACCAGCTTCCAGCTCCACGATCTCGAGTCAGTCGAGTTGCCCCTGAGTCTCACTGAGTTGGACCTCACTGCGAATCGTTTGTCCAGCTTGGACTCTCGGATTGGGACCCTCTCCAACCTCAAAAAGCTCTCTTTCCGCCAAAACCTAATCCACGATGACGCCCTCGAACCCATCTCTAGTTGGGACGCCTTGTCAGCTCTCGag GAACTGGTGCTTAGGGATAATAAGCTGATGAAAATTCCTGATGTCGGTATATTTAAGAAGCTTCTGGTTTTCGATGTTTCTTTCAATGAAATTACTTCCTTACATGGGCTGTGCAAGGTCTCCAACACACTCAAGGAACTCTATGTATCCAAAAATCAAGTTAGCAAAATTGAGGAGATTGACCACTTCTATGGTCTGCTCATTCTTGAACTTGGCTGCAACAGATTACGG GTAATGGAGAACTTTCAGAACTTAACAAATTTACAGGAGTTATGGCTGGGACGAAATCGCATCAAAGTAGTAAACCTATGTGGTTTAAAATGCATCAAGAAGATTAGCTTGCAAAGCAATCGTTTAACTTCTACGAGAGGATTTGAG GATTGTGTTGCCCTTGAAGAACTATACTTGAGCCATAATGGTATTGCTAAGATGGAAGGCCTATCATCTTTAGTCAACCTCCGGGTTTTGGATGTATCATCAAATAAGATAACACAAGTGAATGACATTCAAAACCTGACACA GTTAGAAGATCTATGGCTTAATGACAATCAAATAGAATCATTTGAAGACCTTGCTGAGGCTGTTGCTGGTTCGAAAGAGAAGCTAACCACTATCTACTTAGAGAACAATCCATGT GGCAAGACTCAAAACTATTCTGCTACACTGAGACGAATCTTCCCAAACATCCAACAAATTGATTCTGATGTATTTGCTTAA